A window of the Streptomyces sp. JB150 genome harbors these coding sequences:
- a CDS encoding ROK family protein yields the protein MSGRPGRTGKGAGQASAGDLLELVRSGRATTRGALQQVTGLSRATVGQRLDRLFRAGWLREGAGGPVDSPLGGRPSITLEFDDAHAVVLAADLDTRHARAAVLSLTGEIHAEHSGTLVVEDGPDAVLGELGCWFAELLEKAGHRAEEVCGIGLAVPGPVDNGTGRVVQPPIMPGWDGYDIRGRLSRAFTEHTGAAGVPVLVDNDANLMAYGEQRTAYPDCSAFVLVKVSTGIGAGVVVDGSVYRGIDGGAGDIGHIRVPEGSGALCRCGSYGCLAAVASGGAVARRLAESGVPAASGSDVRDLLAAGHPEAVGLAREAGRRVGDVLATVVTLLNPGVLMIAGDLAGTPFLTGVRELLYQRALPRSTARLEVVTSRLGERAGLVGAGALVVEHLYAPERVEERLRAMGV from the coding sequence ATGAGCGGACGGCCGGGAAGGACCGGAAAGGGCGCGGGCCAGGCGAGCGCCGGCGACCTGCTCGAACTGGTGCGCAGTGGCCGGGCGACGACACGGGGCGCGCTCCAGCAGGTCACCGGGTTGTCCCGGGCCACCGTCGGCCAGCGGCTGGACCGGCTGTTCCGCGCGGGCTGGCTGCGCGAGGGGGCCGGCGGGCCGGTCGACTCCCCGCTGGGCGGCCGTCCCTCCATCACCCTGGAGTTCGACGACGCGCACGCGGTGGTCCTCGCCGCCGACCTGGACACCCGTCACGCGCGCGCCGCCGTGCTGTCGTTGACCGGCGAGATCCACGCCGAACACTCCGGCACCCTCGTCGTCGAGGACGGCCCCGACGCGGTGCTCGGCGAACTCGGGTGCTGGTTCGCCGAGTTGCTGGAGAAGGCGGGACACCGCGCCGAGGAGGTCTGCGGCATCGGCCTGGCCGTGCCGGGCCCGGTGGACAACGGCACCGGCCGGGTCGTCCAGCCGCCCATCATGCCCGGCTGGGACGGCTACGACATACGGGGCCGCCTCTCCCGCGCCTTCACCGAGCACACGGGCGCCGCCGGGGTGCCGGTGCTGGTCGACAACGACGCCAACCTGATGGCCTACGGCGAGCAGCGCACCGCGTACCCGGACTGCTCGGCGTTCGTCCTGGTGAAGGTCTCCACCGGCATCGGCGCCGGGGTCGTGGTCGACGGCTCGGTCTACCGGGGCATCGACGGCGGCGCCGGGGACATCGGCCACATCCGGGTGCCGGAGGGCTCCGGCGCGCTGTGCCGGTGCGGTTCCTACGGCTGTCTGGCCGCCGTCGCCAGCGGCGGCGCCGTGGCCCGGCGGCTCGCCGAGAGCGGGGTGCCGGCGGCGTCCGGCTCGGATGTGCGCGACCTGCTCGCGGCGGGGCACCCGGAGGCGGTGGGGCTGGCCCGGGAGGCCGGGCGCCGGGTCGGTGACGTCCTGGCGACAGTGGTGACCCTGCTGAACCCCGGCGTGCTGATGATCGCCGGGGATCTGGCCGGAACCCCCTTCCTCACGGGGGTCCGGGAGCTGCTGTACCAGCGGGCGCTGCCGCGCTCCACCGCCCGGCTGGAGGTCGTCACCTCGCGGCTGGGGGAGCGGGCGGGCCTGGTGGGGGCCGGCGCGCTGGTCGTGGAGCACCTGTACGCGCCGGAGCGGGTGGAGGAGCGGCTGCGGGCGATGGGGGTCTGA
- a CDS encoding glycogen debranching N-terminal domain-containing protein, which produces MTDRHHPLVHGGTFAAVGDGGDISGVRAGGAGRHGLPDGLFVRDARHLSRWQLTVDGAVPETLSPVAGGDTARCVRVPRGGRQEPPAYTVFREQAVGDSSFVERLRVTSNRPVPTTVRLAITADADFTDQFELRSDHRTYPKPGVVRRRQVLPHGLEFTYQRGEWRSCTTVTAEPAPDAVEETGTGARRLVWTLALEPHGTAELTVRVVARPHGERRALRVPSSPAGLSEQRQAREDGFMEGVAFPTGWPELAAACARGLADLASLQIPATGPDGEDLRVPAGGAPWFLALLGRDALLTALFALPYRPRLAAHTLPALAATQAAETHPGSVAQPGKIVHEVRYGELAHFGQVPFGRYYGSVDATPLFLVLLGAYVEQTGDTAMARRLEPHARAAVGWMLDHGGLTSRGYLVYRADRGGLANQNWKDSPGAICWADGTRPTGPVMAAGAQGYAYDALRRTAHLARAVWSDETYAALLEQAAGDLRDRFQRDFWMPERSFPALALDGEGRQVDALASDAGHLLWSGLLDKEYGEVVGRRLVEPDFFSGWGVRTLAAGQPAYHPLSYHRGSVWPHDNALIALGLARYGLHDEARTVAGTLVDAAGAFGDRLPEVLAGYDRGTHGEPVPYPHACVRESRSAAAPLALLTAVGGA; this is translated from the coding sequence ATGACGGACCGGCATCATCCGCTCGTGCACGGCGGGACGTTCGCCGCCGTGGGCGACGGCGGCGACATCAGCGGGGTGCGGGCCGGCGGCGCGGGCCGCCACGGCCTGCCCGACGGGCTCTTCGTGCGCGACGCCCGGCACTTGAGCCGGTGGCAGCTCACCGTCGACGGTGCGGTCCCGGAGACGCTGTCCCCGGTGGCCGGCGGGGACACCGCGCGCTGTGTGCGCGTCCCGCGCGGCGGACGGCAGGAGCCGCCCGCGTACACGGTGTTCCGGGAACAGGCCGTCGGCGACAGCTCGTTCGTGGAGCGGCTGCGGGTGACCAGCAACCGCCCGGTGCCGACCACGGTCCGGCTCGCCATCACCGCCGACGCCGACTTCACCGACCAGTTCGAGCTGCGCTCCGACCACCGCACGTACCCCAAGCCGGGGGTGGTGCGCCGCCGTCAGGTCCTGCCGCACGGACTGGAGTTCACCTATCAGCGCGGCGAGTGGCGGTCGTGTACGACGGTCACCGCGGAGCCCGCCCCGGACGCCGTCGAGGAGACCGGGACCGGTGCCCGGCGCCTGGTGTGGACCCTCGCGCTGGAGCCGCACGGCACCGCGGAGCTGACCGTGCGGGTGGTGGCCCGCCCGCACGGTGAGCGGCGGGCGCTGCGGGTGCCCAGCTCCCCCGCCGGACTGAGCGAGCAGCGGCAGGCCCGCGAAGACGGCTTCATGGAGGGCGTGGCCTTCCCCACCGGCTGGCCGGAGCTGGCGGCGGCCTGCGCCCGCGGGCTCGCCGACCTGGCCTCCCTGCAGATCCCGGCGACCGGCCCCGACGGCGAGGATCTGCGCGTGCCCGCGGGCGGCGCGCCCTGGTTCCTGGCGCTGCTGGGCCGGGACGCCCTGCTCACCGCCCTGTTCGCGCTGCCGTACCGGCCGCGGCTGGCCGCCCACACCCTGCCCGCGCTCGCCGCGACCCAGGCCGCCGAGACGCACCCCGGTTCGGTGGCGCAGCCCGGCAAGATCGTGCACGAGGTGCGGTACGGCGAGCTGGCCCACTTCGGTCAGGTCCCGTTCGGCCGCTACTACGGCTCGGTGGACGCCACCCCGCTCTTCCTGGTGCTGCTCGGCGCGTACGTCGAGCAGACCGGCGACACGGCCATGGCCCGCCGCCTCGAACCGCACGCCCGCGCGGCGGTCGGCTGGATGCTGGACCACGGCGGACTGACCTCGCGCGGCTATCTCGTCTACCGCGCCGACCGGGGCGGCCTGGCCAACCAGAACTGGAAGGACTCCCCCGGCGCGATCTGCTGGGCCGACGGCACCCGCCCGACCGGCCCGGTGATGGCGGCGGGCGCGCAGGGGTACGCGTACGACGCCCTGCGCCGCACCGCGCACCTGGCCCGCGCGGTGTGGTCGGACGAGACGTACGCCGCACTGCTGGAGCAGGCCGCCGGGGACCTGCGGGACCGGTTCCAGCGGGACTTCTGGATGCCGGAGCGGTCCTTCCCGGCGCTGGCGCTGGACGGCGAGGGCCGCCAGGTGGACGCGCTCGCCTCGGACGCCGGGCATCTGCTGTGGTCGGGGCTGCTGGACAAGGAGTACGGGGAGGTCGTCGGCCGGCGTCTGGTCGAGCCGGACTTCTTCTCCGGCTGGGGGGTGCGCACGCTGGCGGCCGGGCAGCCGGCGTACCACCCGCTGTCGTACCACCGCGGGTCGGTGTGGCCGCACGACAACGCGCTGATCGCGCTGGGGCTGGCGCGGTACGGGCTGCACGACGAGGCGCGGACGGTGGCGGGCACGCTGGTGGACGCGGCGGGGGCCTTCGGCGACCGGCTGCCGGAGGTGCTGGCGGGGTACGACCGCGGCACGCACGGGGAGCCGGTGCCGTATCCGCACGCGTGTGTGCGGGAGTCGCGGTCCGCTGCGGCGCCGCTGGCGTTGCTCACCGCCGTCGGGGGCGCCTGA
- a CDS encoding CDP-alcohol phosphatidyltransferase codes for MLSRTLTVLSAVLVLAALLLPNTVRAVTPGAFARIPVEAVVGAALLLALPRRPRVVAAVLGGLALAVLTVLNLLDMGFHEYLGRGFNLVLDWELLDDAQSYARDTMGSAGAFGLAAGAVVLVLVLGALLTLATVRLGEMLARHRTVAVRSTLAAAVVWTTTAALGVQVAGAPVAADHASTAVRTQTDRVRATLRDEAAFAREARADAFGATPPGRLVPDLRGKDVIVTFIESYGRSAIEDPAIRPGVHRTLERETRALEKAGFRARSGWLTSATYGGSSWLGHSTFLSGLWIANQQRYRTVTSGDHLSLTKAFRRTGAWRTVGVMPGVQKAWPEAEFYGLDTVYDAFHLGYRGPKFSWSTMPDQYALEAFQRLEHGKERKKPLMAEVILTSSHQPWAPVPELVGWDELGDGRIFEAVEARGADPADVVASAARSKQEYGKSVVYSVTSLTQWLRRYGGEDTVLVFLGDHQPIARVSGEGASRDVPVTIVAKDPEVLAKIDGWGWSEGLEPAPDAPVWRMDAFRDRFLTAYGSTPARRNG; via the coding sequence GTGCTGAGCCGGACGCTCACCGTGCTGTCCGCCGTGCTCGTGCTGGCCGCCCTGCTGCTGCCGAACACGGTGCGGGCGGTCACGCCGGGGGCGTTCGCGCGGATACCGGTGGAGGCGGTCGTCGGGGCGGCGCTGCTGCTGGCGCTGCCGCGGCGGCCCCGGGTGGTGGCGGCGGTGCTCGGCGGGCTGGCGCTGGCCGTGCTGACGGTGCTGAACCTGCTGGACATGGGGTTCCACGAGTACCTGGGCCGGGGCTTCAACCTGGTCCTGGACTGGGAACTCCTCGACGACGCCCAGTCGTACGCCCGGGACACGATGGGCTCGGCGGGCGCGTTCGGGCTGGCGGCCGGGGCGGTCGTCCTGGTGCTGGTGCTGGGCGCGCTGCTGACGCTGGCCACGGTCCGGCTGGGCGAGATGCTGGCCCGGCACCGCACGGTCGCGGTGCGCTCGACGCTCGCCGCGGCCGTCGTGTGGACGACGACCGCGGCGCTGGGCGTGCAGGTGGCGGGGGCGCCGGTGGCCGCGGATCACGCGTCAACGGCGGTGCGGACCCAGACGGATCGGGTGCGGGCCACGCTGCGGGACGAGGCGGCGTTCGCGCGGGAGGCGAGAGCCGACGCGTTCGGCGCGACCCCGCCCGGACGGCTCGTCCCCGACCTGCGCGGCAAGGACGTGATCGTCACGTTCATCGAGAGCTACGGCCGCAGCGCCATCGAGGACCCCGCGATCCGGCCCGGTGTCCACCGCACCCTGGAGAGGGAGACGCGGGCGCTGGAGAAGGCGGGGTTCCGGGCCCGCAGCGGCTGGCTGACCTCGGCGACGTACGGGGGCAGCAGCTGGCTCGGCCACTCCACGTTCCTGTCGGGCCTGTGGATCGCCAACCAGCAGCGGTACCGCACGGTGACCTCCGGCGACCATCTCAGCCTGACGAAGGCGTTCCGCAGGACGGGCGCGTGGCGGACGGTCGGGGTCATGCCGGGGGTGCAGAAGGCGTGGCCGGAGGCGGAGTTCTACGGCCTCGACACCGTCTACGACGCCTTCCACCTGGGCTATCGCGGGCCGAAGTTCAGCTGGTCGACGATGCCGGACCAGTACGCGCTGGAGGCGTTCCAGCGGCTGGAGCACGGCAAGGAGCGGAAGAAGCCGCTGATGGCGGAGGTCATCCTCACCTCCAGCCACCAGCCGTGGGCGCCGGTCCCCGAGCTGGTCGGCTGGGACGAGCTGGGCGACGGGCGGATCTTCGAGGCGGTCGAGGCGCGGGGTGCCGATCCGGCGGACGTGGTCGCGAGCGCGGCCCGCTCGAAGCAGGAGTACGGCAAGTCGGTCGTGTATTCGGTGACCAGTCTCACCCAGTGGCTGCGGCGCTACGGCGGCGAGGACACGGTCCTCGTCTTCCTCGGCGACCATCAGCCGATCGCCCGGGTCAGCGGCGAGGGCGCGAGCCGGGACGTGCCGGTGACGATCGTCGCCAAGGACCCGGAGGTGCTGGCGAAGATCGACGGCTGGGGCTGGTCGGAGGGGCTGGAGCCGGCCCCGGACGCGCCGGTGTGGCGGATGGACGCGTTCCGGGACCGCTTCCTGACCGCCTACGGCTCGACGCCGGCGCGGCGGAACGGCTGA
- the dusB gene encoding tRNA dihydrouridine synthase DusB, with translation MSTPTQPPAQPLRIGPHAVQPPVVLAPMAGITNAPFRTLCREFSGGKGLFVSEMITTRALVERNEKTMQLVTFDPTEQPRSIQLYGVDPVTVGKAVRMIAEEDLADHIDLNFGCPVPKVTRKGGGSALPYKRNLLRAILREAVAGAGDLPVTMKMRKGIDDDHITYLDAGRIAVEEGVTAIALHGRTAAQHYGGTADWDAIARLKEHVPEIPVLGNGDIWSAEDAVRMVRETGCDGVVVGRGCLGRPWLFSDLVAAFEGRPDDIARPTLREVADVMVRHARLLGEWIGDETKGVVDFRKHVAWYLKGFAVGSEMRKRLAVTSSLEELRAGLAELDLDQPWPAGADGPRGRTSGNNRVVLPDGWLKDPYDCAGVGEDAELDTSGG, from the coding sequence ATGTCCACGCCCACACAGCCGCCCGCGCAGCCCCTCCGGATCGGTCCGCACGCCGTCCAGCCGCCCGTCGTCCTGGCCCCCATGGCCGGGATCACCAACGCGCCCTTCCGCACCCTGTGCCGGGAGTTCAGCGGCGGCAAGGGCCTGTTCGTCAGCGAGATGATCACCACCCGGGCGCTGGTGGAACGCAACGAGAAGACCATGCAGCTGGTCACCTTCGACCCCACCGAGCAGCCCCGCTCGATCCAGCTGTACGGCGTGGACCCGGTCACCGTCGGCAAGGCCGTCCGCATGATCGCGGAGGAGGACCTGGCCGACCACATCGACCTCAACTTCGGCTGCCCCGTCCCCAAGGTGACCAGGAAGGGCGGCGGCTCGGCCCTGCCCTACAAGCGCAACCTGCTGCGCGCCATCCTGCGCGAGGCCGTCGCCGGCGCCGGGGACCTCCCCGTCACCATGAAGATGCGCAAGGGCATCGACGACGACCACATCACCTACCTCGACGCCGGCCGCATCGCCGTCGAGGAGGGCGTCACCGCGATCGCCCTGCACGGCCGCACCGCCGCCCAGCACTACGGCGGCACCGCCGACTGGGACGCCATCGCCCGGCTGAAGGAGCACGTCCCGGAGATCCCGGTGCTCGGCAACGGCGACATCTGGTCCGCCGAGGACGCGGTGCGGATGGTCCGCGAGACCGGCTGCGACGGCGTCGTCGTCGGCCGCGGCTGCCTGGGCCGGCCGTGGCTGTTCTCCGACCTCGTCGCCGCCTTCGAGGGCCGCCCCGACGACATCGCCCGCCCCACCCTGCGCGAGGTCGCCGACGTCATGGTCCGGCACGCCCGGCTGCTCGGCGAGTGGATCGGCGACGAGACCAAGGGCGTCGTCGACTTCCGCAAGCACGTCGCCTGGTACCTCAAGGGCTTCGCCGTCGGCTCCGAGATGCGCAAGCGGCTCGCCGTCACCTCCTCCCTGGAGGAGCTGCGCGCCGGACTCGCCGAGCTGGACCTCGACCAGCCCTGGCCGGCCGGCGCCGACGGCCCCCGCGGGCGCACCTCCGGCAACAACCGGGTCGTCCTGCCCGACGGCTGGCTGAAGGACCCGTACGACTGCGCGGGCGTCGGCGAGGACGCGGAGCTGGACACCTCCGGCGGCTGA